Proteins found in one Tsukamurella paurometabola DSM 20162 genomic segment:
- a CDS encoding S-(hydroxymethyl)mycothiol dehydrogenase — translation MPQVVRGVVARAKGEPTSVVPIVIPDPGPGEVVVSVQACGVCHTDLHYREGGINDEFPFLLGHEAAGVVESVGEGVDHVAPGDFVVLNWRAVCGQCRACKRGKPQYCFDTFNATQKMTLEDGTELSPALGIGAFAEKTLVHQGQCTRVDATADPAVVGLLGCGVMAGLGAAVNTGGVSRGDTVAVIGCGGVGDAAIAGARLVGARTIIAVDRDPKKLDWARDLGATHAINAAETDAVEAIQELTGGFGADVVIDAVGRPETWKQAFYARDLAGTVVLVGVPTPDMTLDMPLIDFFSHGGSLKSSWYGDCLPERDFPQLVDLYQQGRLPLDKFVTERISLDEVEAAFETMHRGEVLRSVVVL, via the coding sequence ATGCCACAGGTCGTTCGAGGAGTCGTCGCGCGAGCGAAGGGCGAGCCCACCTCGGTGGTGCCCATCGTGATCCCCGATCCTGGACCGGGTGAGGTGGTCGTCTCGGTGCAGGCCTGCGGTGTGTGCCACACCGATCTGCATTACCGCGAGGGCGGCATCAACGACGAGTTCCCGTTCTTGTTGGGGCACGAGGCCGCCGGCGTCGTCGAGTCCGTCGGCGAGGGGGTGGATCACGTGGCGCCCGGCGACTTCGTGGTGCTCAACTGGCGCGCCGTGTGCGGTCAGTGCCGCGCCTGCAAGCGGGGTAAGCCGCAATACTGCTTCGACACGTTCAACGCCACCCAGAAGATGACCCTCGAAGACGGTACCGAGCTCTCGCCGGCCCTCGGAATCGGCGCTTTCGCCGAGAAGACCCTGGTGCACCAGGGGCAGTGCACCCGCGTCGACGCCACCGCGGATCCGGCGGTGGTGGGTCTGCTCGGCTGCGGTGTGATGGCCGGACTCGGCGCCGCGGTCAACACCGGCGGTGTCTCCCGCGGCGATACCGTCGCGGTGATCGGTTGCGGCGGTGTGGGAGACGCGGCCATCGCGGGTGCTCGTCTGGTGGGGGCGCGCACCATCATCGCGGTCGACCGTGACCCGAAGAAACTCGATTGGGCCCGCGACCTCGGCGCCACTCACGCGATCAACGCCGCGGAAACCGATGCGGTGGAGGCGATCCAGGAGTTGACCGGTGGGTTCGGCGCCGATGTGGTGATCGACGCCGTGGGCCGCCCCGAGACCTGGAAGCAGGCCTTCTACGCGCGCGATCTGGCCGGCACCGTGGTTCTGGTGGGCGTGCCGACACCGGATATGACGCTGGACATGCCGCTCATCGACTTCTTCTCCCACGGCGGCTCACTCAAGTCGTCCTGGTACGGCGACTGCCTGCCCGAGCGCGACTTCCCGCAGCTCGTCGACCTGTACCAGCAGGGCCGGCTGCCGCTGGACAAGTTCGTCACCGAGCGGATCTCGCTCGACGAGGTGGAGGCGGCGTTCGAGACCATGCACCGCGGTGAGGTGCTGCGCTCGGTGGTCGTGCTGTGA
- a CDS encoding ATP-binding protein — protein sequence MSAPHECLKDELRTLFLFEKLTDEQLEWLCERGRIEEFPAGPVYREDDPAESLFVLLDGTVSLSMRVGDSEVETNRTDHRGVYAGAWRSFLGEGMGTTYNSSMRAVTDCRFYILPSRDFGELMQQWFPMAVHLLEGVFYGSKRTQRMIGERERLLALGSLSAGLTHELNNPAGAAVRAASTLRTRVSGMRHKLAVIANGAWHHDLLVQLVDLQADAVDRVATAPTLGPLEASDREDEIADWLDDHGVQNGYELAPGFVAAGLDLEWFEAVLEQVGGDMLPKAVAWLYYTVETELLLNEITDSTTRISTLVSAAKQYSQMDRAPFQTLDVHELIDSTLVMLSQKFGDVTVSKEYDGALPEIRGFGAELNQVWTNLIDNALGAMQGAGTLTLRTSHDDEHVLVEVGDTGPGIPDGVVNRIFEPFFTTKPVGEGTGLGLDISWRIVVNKHHGDLSVKSEPGSTWFRVKLPIAGPPREPDEAEELDTGV from the coding sequence ATGAGCGCGCCGCACGAATGCCTCAAGGATGAGCTGCGTACCCTCTTCCTGTTCGAGAAGCTGACCGACGAACAGTTGGAGTGGCTGTGCGAGCGGGGGCGAATCGAGGAGTTTCCCGCGGGGCCGGTGTACCGCGAGGACGACCCCGCGGAATCGCTGTTCGTGCTGCTCGACGGCACCGTCTCGCTGTCGATGCGAGTGGGCGACTCCGAGGTGGAGACCAACCGCACCGATCACCGCGGCGTCTACGCGGGTGCCTGGCGCAGCTTCCTCGGCGAGGGCATGGGCACCACCTACAACTCGTCGATGCGGGCGGTCACCGATTGCCGGTTCTACATCCTGCCGTCGCGCGATTTCGGGGAGCTGATGCAGCAGTGGTTCCCCATGGCCGTGCACCTGCTGGAGGGCGTCTTCTACGGCAGCAAGCGCACCCAGCGGATGATCGGCGAGCGGGAGCGGCTGCTGGCACTGGGCTCACTGTCCGCCGGCCTCACTCACGAGCTCAACAATCCCGCGGGTGCGGCGGTGCGCGCCGCGTCCACCCTGCGCACCCGGGTCAGCGGTATGCGGCACAAGCTGGCCGTGATCGCCAATGGCGCATGGCACCACGACCTGCTCGTACAGCTGGTCGACCTGCAGGCCGACGCCGTGGACCGCGTGGCGACCGCCCCCACTCTGGGCCCGCTGGAGGCCTCCGACCGCGAGGATGAGATCGCTGATTGGCTCGACGATCACGGTGTGCAGAACGGCTACGAGCTGGCGCCGGGATTCGTTGCGGCGGGCCTCGATCTGGAGTGGTTCGAGGCGGTGCTGGAGCAGGTCGGCGGCGACATGCTGCCCAAGGCCGTCGCGTGGCTGTATTACACGGTAGAGACGGAGCTGCTGCTCAACGAGATCACCGACTCCACCACCCGTATCTCCACGCTCGTCTCCGCGGCGAAGCAGTACTCGCAGATGGACCGTGCCCCGTTCCAGACCTTGGACGTGCACGAGCTGATCGACAGCACCCTGGTCATGCTGAGCCAGAAGTTCGGCGACGTGACGGTCAGCAAGGAATACGACGGTGCGCTGCCGGAGATCCGCGGATTCGGTGCCGAGCTGAATCAGGTGTGGACCAACCTGATCGACAATGCGCTCGGCGCGATGCAGGGAGCCGGCACTCTCACCCTGCGCACCTCGCACGACGACGAGCACGTGCTGGTCGAGGTGGGCGACACCGGACCCGGCATACCCGACGGTGTCGTCAACCGGATCTTCGAGCCCTTCTTCACCACGAAGCCGGTCGGTGAAGGCACCGGTCTCGGCCTCGACATTTCATGGCGCATCGTGGTCAACAAGCATCACGGTGATCTGTCGGTGAAATCCGAACCCGGCTCCACCTGGTTCCGGGTCAAGCTCCCCATCGCGGGCCCGCCCCGCGAGCCCGATGAGGCCGAGGAGCTGGACACGGGGGTGTGA
- a CDS encoding MBL fold metallo-hydrolase, translating into MSLRTERVITSGQFSLDGGTWDVDNNVWLIGDDAEVVVVDAAHSADPIVAAVGGRTVRAIVCTHGHNDHVTVAPQLSERLDAPILLHPGDDVLWDMTHAGIAHEDLADDQRIAVAGTDIQVIHAPGHSPGSVCLYLPEADELFSGDTLFAGGPGATGRSYSDFSVIIDSIRDRLFALPPQTRVNTGHGDGTTLGTESPHLEEWIRRGH; encoded by the coding sequence GTGAGCCTGCGGACCGAAAGAGTCATCACCAGTGGACAGTTCAGCCTCGACGGCGGCACCTGGGATGTAGACAACAATGTCTGGCTGATCGGTGACGACGCGGAGGTCGTGGTGGTCGATGCCGCACATTCCGCCGACCCGATCGTGGCGGCGGTGGGTGGGCGTACGGTGCGCGCGATCGTGTGCACGCACGGACACAACGATCACGTGACGGTAGCGCCGCAACTGTCCGAGCGCCTCGACGCCCCGATCCTGCTGCATCCCGGAGACGATGTCCTCTGGGATATGACGCATGCCGGCATAGCACATGAAGACCTCGCAGATGATCAGCGGATCGCGGTGGCGGGCACTGACATCCAGGTGATCCACGCACCCGGGCATTCGCCTGGATCGGTATGTCTGTACCTGCCCGAGGCGGACGAACTGTTCAGCGGCGACACCCTGTTCGCGGGCGGTCCGGGCGCCACCGGTCGTTCGTACAGCGACTTCTCGGTGATCATCGACTCGATCCGGGACCGGCTGTTCGCCCTTCCTCCGCAGACCCGGGTGAACACCGGACACGGTGACGGCACCACGCTCGGCACCGAGTCCCCGCACCTGGAGGAGTGGATCCGCCGCGGGCACTGA
- a CDS encoding glycosyltransferase family 4 protein: MREVLLLCWRDTRHPQGGGSELYLERVGEELARRGVAVTLRTAMYPGAARSETVDGVRVSRGGGRFTVYPLALLAIVAARFGRGPLRGIRPDAVIDTQNGIPFFARLVAGVPVTVLVHHCHREQWPVAGRLVARIGWFIESKLSPWVHRRSQYLTVSLPSAEELGLLGVGPERVAVVRNGIDALEPGVADVRSETPRMVVLSRLVPHKQIEDALFVLARLRHRVPDLHLDVIGSGWWDDELYRHALRLGVLDRVTFHGHVTEQRKHRLLSRAWVHVMPSRKEGWGITVIEAAQHGVPTVGYVSSKGLTDSVVDGATGLLVRDLAGLTEAVAGVLADPLLRAELGEKARQRAGEFSWQATADGVGRVLASSVTGDRVGGLV, translated from the coding sequence GTGCGTGAAGTCCTTCTGCTGTGTTGGCGAGACACCCGCCACCCGCAGGGCGGCGGTAGCGAGCTGTACCTGGAACGGGTCGGCGAGGAACTGGCCCGCCGCGGTGTGGCGGTGACCCTGCGCACCGCGATGTATCCCGGTGCCGCGCGCTCCGAGACCGTCGACGGGGTGCGGGTCTCCCGCGGCGGGGGCCGCTTCACGGTGTACCCGCTGGCCCTGCTCGCGATCGTCGCGGCCCGGTTCGGCCGCGGCCCGCTGCGCGGCATCCGTCCCGATGCGGTGATCGACACCCAGAACGGCATCCCGTTCTTCGCCCGGCTCGTGGCGGGCGTTCCCGTCACGGTGCTGGTGCACCACTGCCACCGTGAGCAGTGGCCCGTGGCGGGGCGCCTCGTGGCGCGGATCGGCTGGTTCATCGAATCGAAGCTCTCGCCGTGGGTGCACCGCCGCTCGCAGTACCTCACCGTCTCGCTGCCCTCGGCCGAGGAACTCGGCCTCCTCGGTGTGGGACCGGAGCGGGTGGCCGTGGTGCGCAACGGCATCGACGCGCTGGAGCCCGGTGTCGCGGATGTGCGATCTGAGACCCCGAGGATGGTGGTGCTCTCGCGCCTCGTGCCACACAAGCAGATCGAGGACGCCCTTTTCGTACTCGCGCGACTGCGCCACCGCGTGCCCGACCTGCATCTGGACGTGATCGGCAGCGGCTGGTGGGACGACGAGCTGTACCGACATGCGCTGCGCCTCGGCGTGCTCGACCGGGTGACCTTCCACGGCCACGTGACCGAACAGCGCAAACACCGGCTGCTCTCCCGCGCCTGGGTGCACGTGATGCCGTCCCGCAAGGAGGGCTGGGGTATCACCGTGATCGAGGCCGCGCAGCACGGTGTGCCGACGGTCGGGTACGTCTCGTCCAAGGGCCTCACCGATTCCGTGGTCGACGGCGCGACCGGTCTGTTGGTGCGCGATCTCGCCGGGCTCACCGAGGCCGTGGCCGGTGTGCTCGCCGATCCGCTGCTGCGTGCCGAGCTGGGGGAGAAGGCGCGCCAGCGTGCCGGAGAGTTCTCCTGGCAGGCCACCGCCGACGGTGTCGGCCGGGTGCTGGCGTCGTCGGTGACGGGTGACCGCGTGGGCGGCCTGGTCTGA
- a CDS encoding magnesium transporter MgtE N-terminal domain-containing protein, producing the protein MRAAVQFGAAKGQWDRLGVVTQAAAATVLVSSVALAALPATSITAIPTPAQVLAQPPAALKADFVPVGLIDLLPDSTLVRELSNADPARIARIMAQIPPSKVAAIMGQMPTESVVAIMNEMDTGALTNIVGGLPTAKLSEVVAGLSNDKLSALVGGIPVDKLGPVVASLPADTLSKLVGSIPTDKLAQVVATLPSETLTQVVGGIPVEKLGPVVASLPTETLSGLVASIPVEKLGPVVASLPASTLTQLVSGLPDETLKQIVGDIPVEKLGPVVASLPADKLTQLVSKIPVAKLTEVVSNLPDDTLKELVGGIPVEKLAPVVASLPADKLSALVGSIPIDKLTTVVSNLPDDTLGKIVAGIPVEKLGPVVAGLPSETLIKLVAAIPNDKLKEVVGGLPDDKLLAIMDGKLIGRVVTSLAGSLLTAQGWRTVPPLLVDAVQYSATGILGIPGQVVQGIPVVGPVLSVPVSLATGALSTGINAAAALARPIAELIGTIIALPVQLVGPFLNGGGVGNLFASNAIGTQLTDAVTSVVSGGKHAKQDDGAVAVTQAAPVETGGRHALSSAEDPATEAAALAALDTARSGGRHAKDDDASTTTPSTPPTGSATPTDSAASSGAGATASSDSPSESPVREQASTPTEAPVKTEAAEEKATANEAPAQTPSTSSDTTESGASGADGAAA; encoded by the coding sequence ATGCGCGCAGCAGTGCAATTCGGTGCGGCCAAGGGGCAGTGGGACAGGCTCGGGGTGGTGACCCAGGCCGCCGCCGCAACCGTCCTCGTCTCGTCGGTGGCGCTCGCCGCCCTCCCGGCCACGAGTATCACCGCGATACCGACGCCGGCACAGGTCCTCGCGCAGCCGCCCGCCGCGCTCAAGGCCGACTTCGTCCCGGTGGGTCTGATCGATCTGCTCCCGGATTCGACTCTGGTACGGGAACTCTCGAATGCCGACCCGGCTCGCATCGCGCGCATCATGGCGCAGATCCCGCCGTCGAAGGTCGCCGCGATCATGGGGCAGATGCCCACCGAGTCGGTGGTCGCGATCATGAACGAGATGGACACCGGTGCGCTCACCAACATCGTCGGCGGCCTGCCCACCGCGAAGCTGTCGGAGGTGGTGGCGGGGCTGTCGAATGACAAGCTCTCCGCGCTGGTCGGCGGCATCCCCGTCGACAAACTCGGTCCGGTGGTGGCGAGCCTTCCCGCCGATACCCTCTCCAAGCTCGTCGGTTCCATCCCCACCGACAAGTTGGCGCAGGTCGTCGCCACGCTGCCGAGCGAGACCCTGACCCAGGTGGTCGGTGGTATCCCCGTCGAGAAGCTGGGGCCGGTGGTGGCGAGTCTGCCCACCGAGACGCTCTCCGGCCTGGTCGCCAGCATCCCGGTCGAGAAGCTCGGTCCCGTGGTCGCGAGCCTGCCGGCTTCGACTCTCACGCAGCTGGTCTCGGGTCTGCCCGACGAGACACTCAAGCAGATCGTCGGCGACATCCCGGTCGAGAAACTGGGTCCCGTGGTGGCCAGCCTGCCCGCCGACAAGCTCACCCAGCTGGTCAGCAAGATCCCGGTGGCCAAGTTGACCGAGGTGGTCTCGAACCTTCCCGACGACACCCTCAAGGAGCTGGTCGGCGGGATCCCCGTTGAGAAACTGGCTCCGGTGGTCGCGAGCCTGCCCGCGGACAAGTTGAGCGCCCTCGTCGGTTCGATCCCGATCGACAAGCTCACCACCGTGGTCTCGAACCTCCCGGACGACACACTCGGCAAGATCGTCGCCGGCATCCCGGTCGAAAAGCTCGGTCCCGTGGTGGCCGGCCTGCCCTCGGAGACCCTGATCAAGCTCGTCGCCGCCATCCCGAACGACAAGCTCAAGGAGGTCGTCGGTGGTCTGCCCGACGACAAGCTGCTGGCGATCATGGACGGCAAGCTGATCGGTCGTGTGGTCACCTCGCTCGCCGGCAGCCTGCTCACCGCGCAGGGCTGGCGGACCGTGCCGCCGCTACTGGTCGACGCCGTGCAGTACAGCGCGACGGGCATCTTGGGTATCCCCGGTCAGGTCGTGCAGGGAATCCCGGTGGTCGGTCCCGTGCTCTCCGTGCCGGTTTCACTGGCGACCGGCGCTCTGAGCACCGGCATCAACGCCGCGGCGGCGCTGGCCCGCCCGATCGCCGAGCTCATCGGCACGATCATCGCACTGCCGGTTCAGCTCGTCGGGCCCTTCCTGAACGGTGGTGGAGTCGGTAACCTGTTCGCCTCCAACGCGATCGGTACGCAGCTCACCGACGCTGTGACGTCGGTGGTCTCGGGCGGCAAGCATGCGAAGCAGGACGACGGTGCGGTTGCCGTCACCCAGGCCGCGCCGGTCGAGACCGGCGGTAGGCACGCCCTGTCCAGCGCCGAGGATCCGGCTACCGAGGCGGCGGCGCTCGCAGCGCTGGACACCGCGCGGTCCGGTGGTCGGCACGCCAAGGACGACGACGCTTCGACCACCACCCCGTCGACTCCGCCCACTGGCTCCGCGACGCCCACTGACTCCGCGGCGTCGTCCGGCGCCGGCGCGACCGCGTCCTCGGACTCGCCGTCCGAGTCGCCGGTGCGGGAGCAGGCCTCCACGCCGACCGAGGCTCCGGTGAAGACCGAAGCGGCGGAGGAGAAGGCGACGGCGAACGAGGCGCCCGCACAGACACCGTCGACGTCCTCCGACACCACGGAGTCGGGTGCCTCCGGCGCCGACGGAGCCGCCGCGTGA
- a CDS encoding class I SAM-dependent methyltransferase → MSWKDATSKHATSRLRRRATLRRSVRLLSDFRFEQSEPARFYGSLARDTVDLTADLFWEPLDGALVLDVGGGPGYFEDAFAEHGAVYVPIEPDPSEAHAAGITASRGVRGSGLALPIADGAVDVCLSSNVAEHVRDWRAMGAEMLRVTRPGGLVILSYTCWFGPFGGHEMGLSHYLGGERAARRYTTKHGHPPKNLYGTSLFKVGANDGLDWAATVDGADLVAAFPRYHPSWAWWIVRVPGVREVFTSNLVLAFRKH, encoded by the coding sequence GTGAGCTGGAAAGACGCGACCTCGAAGCACGCCACCTCGAGGTTGCGCCGCAGGGCGACCCTGCGCCGTTCGGTGCGGTTGCTCTCGGACTTCCGGTTCGAGCAGTCCGAGCCGGCGCGCTTCTACGGCTCGCTCGCTCGCGACACCGTCGATCTGACGGCCGACCTGTTCTGGGAGCCGCTCGACGGCGCGCTGGTGCTGGATGTCGGTGGCGGGCCCGGCTACTTCGAGGACGCGTTCGCCGAGCACGGCGCCGTATACGTTCCCATCGAGCCCGATCCGTCCGAGGCGCATGCCGCTGGGATCACGGCCTCACGAGGCGTGCGGGGCTCGGGCCTCGCCCTGCCGATCGCCGACGGCGCCGTGGACGTCTGCCTGTCATCGAACGTCGCCGAGCATGTGCGGGACTGGCGGGCGATGGGTGCGGAGATGCTGCGCGTGACCCGCCCCGGAGGCCTGGTGATCCTGAGCTACACCTGTTGGTTCGGCCCGTTCGGTGGACATGAGATGGGCCTGAGTCACTACCTCGGCGGCGAACGCGCGGCCCGGAGGTACACCACCAAACACGGGCATCCGCCGAAGAACCTGTACGGGACGTCATTGTTCAAAGTGGGTGCGAACGACGGATTGGATTGGGCCGCAACCGTCGACGGTGCCGATCTGGTGGCCGCGTTCCCGCGGTATCACCCGTCGTGGGCGTGGTGGATCGTGCGCGTGCCGGGCGTGCGCGAGGTGTTCACCTCGAATCTCGTGCTGGCCTTCCGGAAGCACTGA
- a CDS encoding FAD-dependent oxidoreductase, with protein sequence MAETQSRPAILTVDDDPSVSRSVARDLRRRYGETHRIVRAESGQQALEALRELKLRGDTVAVLLADYRMPEMSGLDFLESAMDLFPTARRLLLTAYADTGAAIDAINVVDLDYYLLKPWDPPEEKLYPVIDAQIEAWECTDHRHIPEVKVVGHRWSARSSEVREFLARNQIPYRWFSSESPEGQRFLAAAGSDGLELPLVVAEDGAALCAPSDQELANHIGMTTAPSEEFYDLVVVGGGPAGLGAAVYGASEGLRTVLVERHSTGGQAGQSSRIENYLGFPDGVSGTQLTDRARRQAGKFGAEVITTSDVVELDVTGSSRTVKFADGTSVGAHTVILATGVAYRQLDSPGVERLTGAGVYYGSALTEAPNCKDLDVYIVGGANSAGQAAVYLAKGAKSVTLLVRGESLEASMSYYLIQQLAAIDNVHVRTGTEVVEAHGEEHLDKLTLRNRSTGEQETVPADYLFVFIGAAPRTEWLDGVVVRDEHGFVITGPDIGGIEGTRREWPLDRPPFHLESSVPGVFVAGDVRSESAKRVASAVGEGAMAVMFVHRYLAGQD encoded by the coding sequence GTGGCAGAGACCCAGAGTCGCCCCGCGATCCTCACCGTCGATGATGACCCGAGCGTGTCCCGCTCCGTCGCCCGCGACCTGCGGCGACGGTACGGCGAGACGCACCGTATCGTTCGTGCCGAAAGCGGCCAGCAGGCGCTGGAGGCGCTGCGTGAACTGAAGCTGCGCGGTGACACCGTCGCGGTGCTGCTGGCCGACTACCGTATGCCGGAGATGAGCGGCCTCGACTTCCTCGAATCCGCCATGGACCTGTTCCCCACCGCGCGCCGCCTGCTGCTGACCGCGTACGCGGACACCGGGGCCGCGATCGATGCCATCAACGTGGTTGATCTCGACTACTACCTGCTCAAGCCGTGGGATCCGCCGGAGGAGAAGCTCTATCCGGTGATCGACGCCCAGATCGAGGCGTGGGAGTGCACCGACCACCGGCACATCCCCGAGGTGAAGGTGGTGGGCCACCGCTGGTCCGCCCGCTCGTCGGAGGTGCGGGAGTTCTTGGCCCGCAATCAGATCCCGTACCGCTGGTTCTCCTCGGAATCTCCGGAGGGCCAGCGCTTCCTGGCGGCGGCGGGCAGTGACGGCCTCGAACTCCCGCTGGTCGTCGCCGAGGACGGCGCGGCGCTGTGCGCACCGTCGGACCAGGAACTGGCCAACCACATCGGCATGACCACCGCACCGTCGGAGGAGTTCTACGACCTGGTGGTGGTGGGCGGTGGCCCCGCCGGCCTCGGTGCGGCGGTCTACGGCGCCTCGGAGGGCCTGCGCACCGTGCTCGTGGAGCGGCATTCCACCGGCGGCCAGGCCGGGCAGAGCTCCCGGATCGAGAACTACCTCGGCTTTCCCGACGGGGTGTCCGGCACGCAGCTCACCGACCGCGCGCGCCGCCAGGCCGGGAAGTTCGGCGCCGAGGTGATCACCACCTCCGACGTGGTCGAACTCGATGTCACCGGATCGTCGCGCACCGTGAAGTTCGCCGACGGCACGTCCGTGGGCGCGCACACCGTGATCCTCGCGACCGGCGTCGCCTACCGGCAGCTCGACTCTCCGGGCGTCGAGCGGCTCACCGGTGCCGGCGTGTACTACGGTTCCGCACTCACGGAGGCCCCGAACTGCAAAGATCTCGACGTCTACATCGTGGGCGGCGCCAATTCCGCGGGCCAGGCCGCCGTCTACCTCGCGAAGGGCGCGAAGTCGGTCACCTTGCTGGTGCGTGGCGAATCGCTCGAAGCGTCGATGTCGTACTACCTCATCCAGCAGCTCGCTGCGATCGACAACGTGCACGTCCGCACCGGTACCGAGGTGGTCGAGGCGCACGGTGAGGAACACCTGGACAAGCTCACGCTGCGCAACCGCAGCACCGGCGAGCAGGAGACCGTGCCCGCCGACTACCTGTTCGTCTTCATCGGCGCCGCGCCGCGGACGGAGTGGCTCGACGGTGTAGTAGTGCGGGACGAGCACGGGTTCGTGATCACCGGACCCGATATCGGCGGAATCGAGGGCACGCGGCGGGAATGGCCACTGGACCGTCCGCCGTTCCACTTGGAGTCGAGCGTGCCCGGAGTGTTCGTGGCCGGCGACGTCCGGTCCGAGTCCGCGAAACGCGTGGCCTCGGCCGTGGGAGAAGGAGCGATGGCAGTGATGTTCGTACACAGGTACTTGGCGGGGCAGGACTGA